The following proteins are encoded in a genomic region of Ornithodoros turicata isolate Travis chromosome 6, ASM3712646v1, whole genome shotgun sequence:
- the LOC135398681 gene encoding neprilysin-1-like — translation MRKQLCAVFTCIWISFLLGILCTVLTMRLKVQTEASLKALAQYFRQQPPNAVHQSVSHEPELNEDSECDSAACRWQADYLWGRLNVSVDPCDDFYSFVCSASWFKTQTIQYQPFTQFATAQLMSDVDDVLSRHLAASSDSYGSWSFMYQSTELLRICTYTDIRETTWDGLRDVLQDIGIGGWPYEKAPRNVSIVSVTAKMERNFGFSPFAEVVLVQDFVASFHQIHLIPPHTLLRRFVLHRNLTGVPVSTYEARLSKVFQKFGTTANASVRIASDIVAFEKLLESINSVDALPIYEKIKVGELWNGTKWNWKAFLDVVFSDARNTSEDLVICVCCAFFKKLPLVIEETPLLTTVNYIGLRIVALLSPMLPGWNPLLMLLSHEYSGLSGIPDRVLSCMGLLERVYRYGTAMLARMSLSKNFPSVYRTHYDKEVMQLVRSLMRSLLRRTGTISWMAEEREKTIAAVKFQSMTHDIFGTAPSLYWPALYYGIASPRLNESEPLKSYAKLLKHTRKIYFASNSPNLDFDAKYPGRVFEPKAVYFHLRNVVFIPQAIVGFLSHVSNVIDSGFVPVVGRPILEGVLRAIDEFGAYVDEKFGLGLWWGDKTSTNFKNLKSCLIDQYARMYWPNADMRNWELYVDINRIVREVALLSPLYDSFLERAPSRLKMKVSKHKVLDARTLFFVNYALSTCDHHPRSDIMRLQKKLRIVPSAVLTNLALMNFEEFARVFRCKVGAKLNPAARCNFW, via the coding sequence ATGCGGAAACAACTATGCGCTGTGTTCACTTGCATCTGGATCAGCTTCTTGCTCGGTATCCTTTGCACCGTCCTCACGATGCGTCTCAAGGTACAGACAGAGGCTTCCTTGAAGGCCCTAGCCCAGTACTTCCGCCAGCAACCGCCGAACGCGGTACACCAGTCGGTCTCGCACGAGCCCGAACTCAACGAAGACTCTGAATGTGACAGTGCAGCCTGCAGATGGCAGGCGGACTACCTCTGGGGACGTCTTAACGTCTCGGTCGACCCCTGCGACGACTTCTACTCGTTTGTCTGCTCCGCGTCCTGGTTCAAAACGCAGACGATTCAATACCAGCCTTTCACGCAGTTCGCCACTGCTCAGCTCATGTCAGACGTTGACGACGTCCTTTCGCGACACCTGGCGGCGTCGAGCGATAGCTACGGTTCTTGGAGCTTCATGTACCAATCTACCGAATTACTGAGAATCTGCACGTACACTGACATTCGCGAAACGACTTGGGATGGCTTGAGAGACGTCTTGCAAGACATAGGCATCGGAGGTTGGCCGTACGAGAAGGCTCCAAGGAATGTAAGCATCGTTTCGGTGACCGCAAAAATGGAGCGAAACTTCGGCTTCAGTCCTTTTGCAGAAGTGGTTCTAGTCCAAGATTTCGTGGCATCGTTCCATCAGATTCATTTGATCCCTCCTCACACGCTGCTAAGAAGGTTCGTTCTGCATCGAAACTTGACGGGTGTCCCCGTTTCGACTTACGAAGCGAGATTGAGTAAAGTGTTCCAAAAGTTCGGCACCACGGCGAACGCCAGTGTAAGAATCGCCAGCGACATCGTAGCGTTCGAGAAACTTCTTGAGTCGATCAACTCCGTTGACGCACTACCGATATACGAGAAGATCAAAGTCGGCGAACTCTGGAACGGAACCAAGTGGAATTGGAAGGCGTTTCTGGACGTCGTCTTCAGCGACGCCAGGAACACCTCGGAAGACCTGGTCATATGCGTTTGCTGTGCGTTCTTCAAGAAGCTGCCATTGGTTATTGAAGAGACACCGCTGCTAACTACGGTCAACTATATCGGATTGAGAATAGTTGCGCTGTTGTCCCCGATGCTTCCAGGGTGGAACCCGCTTCTGATGCTGCTGAGCCACGAGTACTCCGGCCTGAGCGGCATCCCCGACCGCGTACTGTCCTGCATGGGTCTCCTGGAAAGGGTCTATCGCTACGGCACAGCGATGCTGGCGCGCATGTCGCTTTCCAAGAACTTCCCCAGCGTCTATAGGACTCACTACGACAAGGAAGTCATGCAACTCGTGCGCTCTCTGATGCGATCTTTACTCCGTCGTACCGGAACCATATCCTGGATGGCTGAAGAACGCGAGAAGACCATCGCGGCAGTTAAGTTCCAGTCGATGACTCACGATATCTTCGGGACAGCTCCGAGTCTTTACTGGCCCGCTCTCTACTACGGCATTGCGTCACCACGACTCAACGAAAGTGAGCCGCTGAAGAGTTACGCGAAGCTCTTGAAGCACACCAGGAAGATATACTTTGCCTCCAACTCTCCCAACCTGGACTTCGACGCCAAGTACCCAGGTCGCGTCTTCGAGCCCAAGGCGGTCTACTTCCACCTGAGGAACGTGGTGTTTATACCGCAAGCCATCGTTGGGTTCCTGAGCCACGTCTCTAACGTGATAGACAGCGGCTTCGTCCCTGTGGTTGGAAGGCCGATACTGGAGGGCGTGCTGAGGGCCATTGACGAGTTCGGCGCGTACGTCGACGAGAAATTCGGGCTGGGGCTCTGGTGGGGCGACAAGACCTCGACCAATTTTAAGAATTTGAAGAGCTGTTTGATTGACCAGTATGCGCGCATGTACTGGCCCAATGCTGATATGAGGAACTGGGAGCTTTACGTCGACATAAACAGAATCGTCCGCGAGGTGGCTCTCTTGTCTCCACTGTACGACTCCTTCCTGGAGCGCGCGCCTTCGCGCTTGAAAATGAAAGTGAGCAAGCATAAGGTGCTGGACGCGAGGACGTTGTTCTTCGTCAACTACGCGCTTTCAACGTGCGATCACCATCCACGCAGCGACATAATGCGCTTGCAGAAGAAGCTGAGAATTGTGCCTAGCGCCGTCTTGACCAACTTGGCGCTGATGAACTTTGAGGAGTTCGCCAGAGTGTTTCGCTGCAAAGTCGGGGCTAAGTTGAATCCTGCGGCGAGATGCAACTTCTGGTGA